A genomic stretch from Haemophilus parainfluenzae ATCC 33392 includes:
- the fecD gene encoding Fe(3+) dicitrate ABC transporter permease subunit FecD: MRASHVSFRAIGFYVVTLSLMVLLFGLSIRLGTYTLSFEEIWAAFQPDDKNYFTLMEYRLPRAVLAILLGGALAISGVLVQSVVRNPLASPDILGINNAAGLVAVSVLMFLPNLAFYWMPIFAFLGGVLSFVILWIVCGFNFRPIKMAIIGVALSALWAAISHYLMLTNPVEINTAMLWLTGSLWGRSWSYLNVVLPWLVVLLPLPFIFCRDLDTLGLGENKASTLGVTVNKVQISVLVLAVALSTTAVAICGPIAFLGLVAPHLARRLVGGRHRTLLPAALIIGALLLQLSDILARVIDPPTELPAGILTAIIGAPYFFYLLMRTK; encoded by the coding sequence ATGCGAGCTTCTCATGTATCTTTTCGCGCTATCGGCTTTTATGTCGTCACGCTCAGTCTGATGGTACTACTCTTTGGGTTGAGTATTCGCCTTGGCACTTATACGCTTTCTTTTGAGGAAATTTGGGCGGCCTTTCAGCCTGACGATAAAAACTATTTTACCTTGATGGAATATCGCCTACCCCGTGCAGTATTAGCGATTTTATTAGGCGGCGCCTTAGCAATTTCTGGTGTGTTAGTGCAAAGCGTAGTGCGTAATCCGCTTGCTTCTCCCGATATTTTAGGGATTAACAATGCGGCGGGGTTGGTTGCTGTTTCGGTATTGATGTTCCTACCAAACTTAGCATTTTACTGGATGCCAATTTTTGCCTTTTTAGGCGGTGTGCTCTCTTTTGTCATTTTATGGATCGTGTGCGGTTTTAACTTCCGCCCTATCAAAATGGCAATCATTGGGGTCGCACTTTCCGCATTGTGGGCAGCCATTAGTCATTATCTGATGCTTACCAATCCGGTCGAGATCAATACGGCAATGTTATGGCTTACAGGAAGCCTATGGGGGCGCAGCTGGTCTTATTTAAATGTGGTATTGCCATGGTTAGTGGTATTGCTACCCTTGCCATTTATTTTCTGTCGCGATCTCGACACCCTTGGTTTAGGTGAAAACAAAGCCTCCACCTTGGGCGTGACGGTAAATAAAGTGCAAATTAGCGTTTTAGTGCTAGCGGTGGCCCTTTCCACTACAGCCGTGGCAATTTGTGGTCCGATTGCCTTTTTAGGCTTAGTTGCGCCGCATCTTGCTCGTCGTTTAGTCGGTGGCAGACATCGCACCCTATTACCGGCAGCCTTGATTATTGGCGCCCTCTTATTACAACTTTCGGATATTTTGGCGCGGGTGATTGACCCACCAACGGAACTGCCGGCAGGTATTCTGACCGCGATTATCGGTGCGCCATATTTCTTCTACTTATTGATGAGAACTAAATAA
- a CDS encoding DMT family transporter, with protein MPNIHLRNNYQKAVVCMVLAYISIALMGVFVKYASDELPSSEILFSRFFIGFVFLLPFLIKDGDFKVDMSQWKFLILRNLAGIASMLLTFYAIKYLPISIAILLMNTSALFVPLLLFFFKVRTPLKVLACSFMGFIGVSIIMLTNGSMNINPIHVGYALGAAVLAAMAFISLQELNKHNSPKNIVFYFHLLGSILLPLFFIAQWKIPTLHGFTLLLLVGGFGLIFQLLLTRAFKYAPANVITPFAFTGVIFSSICDWLFWDNVPSLNFWIGSLVIIIAVSLLARMRAK; from the coding sequence ATGCCAAACATACATCTCCGCAATAATTATCAAAAAGCTGTTGTTTGTATGGTGTTAGCTTACATCAGCATTGCCTTAATGGGTGTATTTGTAAAATACGCCTCTGATGAATTACCGTCCAGTGAAATTTTATTTTCCCGCTTCTTTATTGGTTTTGTTTTTCTCTTACCCTTTTTGATTAAAGATGGGGATTTCAAAGTCGATATGTCGCAATGGAAATTTCTCATTTTGCGTAATCTAGCCGGCATTGCCAGTATGTTGCTAACCTTCTACGCCATTAAATATTTACCGATTTCTATTGCGATTTTATTGATGAATACGTCCGCACTTTTTGTGCCTTTATTGCTGTTTTTCTTTAAAGTCAGAACGCCATTAAAAGTATTAGCTTGCAGTTTTATGGGGTTTATTGGTGTATCCATCATTATGCTGACCAACGGCTCAATGAATATCAACCCTATCCATGTAGGCTATGCCTTAGGTGCTGCCGTCTTGGCTGCGATGGCGTTTATCAGTTTACAAGAACTCAATAAACACAACTCACCTAAAAATATCGTGTTTTACTTTCACTTATTAGGCTCGATTTTGTTGCCGCTCTTTTTTATTGCTCAATGGAAAATACCAACACTACATGGATTCACATTACTGCTTTTAGTGGGTGGATTCGGTCTTATTTTCCAATTATTACTCACTCGCGCCTTTAAATACGCGCCTGCCAATGTCATTACGCCTTTTGCTTTTACCGGTGTCATTTTTTCCAGTATCTGTGACTGGTTATTCTGGGATAACGTACCAAGCCTAAATTTCTGGATCGGTTCATTAGTTATTATTATTGCCGTCAGTTTACTTGCTAGAATGCGGGCAAAATAG
- the fecC gene encoding iron-dicitrate ABC transporter permease FecC: protein MMKSTFRWGLPLIILAFLLWGSLFLYYPIEIRPLAALQAFLPDGDEIAKITVTDLRLPRALVGMILGANLAVAGALLQTITRNPLASPTLLSVNSGASLAMVTASAFSPLILSGYSIALVASIGGGLSWFVVMLISNGWKDNSGDRSRVILAGIAVSLLCAALTKLVLIIAEDHAFGIMSWLAGGIAHARWNELLTLFPFFILTALFCLFFASRLNLLNLSDESARSLGINLFRLRWYANIMALLIVGSSVSVAGPVAFIGLLVPHLARYWIGYDLRKSLPMAMLLGAILMLAADTIARAVNFPSEVPAGAVLALIGAPVFVLFARGRH from the coding sequence ATGATGAAGTCCACTTTCCGTTGGGGACTTCCCCTTATCATTCTGGCTTTCCTATTATGGGGAAGCCTGTTTTTGTATTATCCCATCGAAATTCGACCGCTTGCAGCGTTACAAGCGTTCCTCCCCGATGGCGACGAAATTGCCAAAATTACGGTAACCGATTTACGCCTACCGCGTGCATTAGTTGGCATGATTTTAGGTGCCAATCTTGCGGTGGCAGGGGCGTTGTTACAAACCATTACGCGCAATCCGCTTGCCTCGCCTACACTACTCAGCGTGAACTCAGGCGCTAGTCTTGCAATGGTGACCGCCAGTGCTTTTAGCCCTTTGATTCTTTCTGGTTATAGCATTGCTTTAGTGGCTAGTATCGGCGGCGGTCTGAGTTGGTTTGTGGTAATGCTGATCAGCAATGGTTGGAAAGACAACAGTGGGGATCGTAGCCGAGTGATTTTAGCGGGGATTGCCGTATCACTACTTTGTGCCGCGCTCACGAAATTGGTGCTGATTATCGCGGAAGATCATGCCTTCGGTATTATGAGTTGGCTAGCTGGCGGCATTGCACATGCGCGTTGGAATGAATTATTGACGTTATTTCCGTTCTTTATTTTAACCGCTCTTTTCTGTCTATTCTTTGCTAGTCGTTTGAATTTACTCAATTTAAGCGATGAATCCGCTCGTTCCCTAGGCATCAATCTCTTTCGTTTACGTTGGTACGCTAATATCATGGCGTTATTGATTGTGGGCTCAAGCGTGAGTGTTGCTGGCCCAGTTGCTTTTATTGGCTTACTCGTGCCCCATCTTGCCCGCTATTGGATTGGTTATGACTTGCGAAAATCACTCCCGATGGCGATGTTACTCGGCGCAATTTTAATGCTCGCTGCAGATACCATTGCCCGTGCGGTGAACTTCCCTAGCGAAGTGCCTGCTGGTGCGGTGCTTGCCTTAATCGGTGCGCCAGTCTTTGTATTATTTGCCAGAGGAAGACACTAA
- a CDS encoding Fe(3+) dicitrate ABC transporter substrate-binding protein gives MKKLFKTTLASALLMVSAFASAVTVKDAKGGFILDKTPSRVVALEYSFVDALAQVGVSPVGVADDNKVDRILPQVREKIAAWQSVGTRSQPSLEVIASLKPDLIIADPSRHTAVFEELKKIAPTVMFDSRHESYQENLETAQKIGDLVGKSSEMKAKINEHNDYIANIAKNLGVQGKKASFGTSREDKFNIQNDNGYVGSFLTTLGFAPTKLNSDQSFVEINLEQLVMEKPEYLFIAHYRDESIARKWEAEPLWKAIPAVKANHVYSVDSDMWARGRGLEASKIMAKQIEGFVKQK, from the coding sequence ATGAAAAAATTATTCAAAACTACTTTAGCTTCCGCATTATTAATGGTATCCGCATTCGCTAGCGCCGTGACGGTTAAAGATGCGAAAGGTGGATTTATCCTTGATAAAACCCCAAGCCGTGTTGTGGCATTGGAATATTCTTTTGTGGATGCTTTAGCCCAAGTCGGTGTAAGCCCAGTAGGTGTGGCTGACGACAACAAAGTCGATCGTATTCTGCCGCAAGTGCGCGAAAAAATTGCTGCATGGCAATCCGTTGGCACGCGTTCTCAACCGAGTCTTGAAGTGATTGCTTCTCTCAAACCCGATTTAATTATTGCTGATCCATCTCGCCATACTGCAGTATTTGAAGAATTGAAAAAAATCGCGCCAACGGTGATGTTTGATTCCCGTCATGAAAGCTACCAAGAAAATCTTGAAACCGCGCAGAAAATTGGTGATTTAGTCGGTAAAAGTAGCGAAATGAAAGCAAAAATCAATGAACATAATGATTACATTGCCAACATCGCAAAAAATTTAGGTGTGCAAGGCAAAAAAGCCTCATTTGGTACTTCCCGAGAAGATAAATTTAATATCCAAAATGACAATGGCTATGTGGGTAGTTTCTTAACGACATTAGGTTTTGCCCCAACTAAACTCAATAGTGATCAATCTTTCGTAGAAATCAACCTTGAACAATTAGTAATGGAAAAACCGGAATACTTGTTCATCGCCCATTATCGTGATGAAAGTATTGCCCGCAAATGGGAAGCTGAGCCACTTTGGAAAGCCATTCCTGCCGTCAAAGCAAACCATGTTTACAGCGTTGACTCGGACATGTGGGCTCGTGGTCGTGGCTTAGAAGCGAGCAAAATTATGGCGAAACAAATTGAAGGTTTCGTGAAACAAAAATAA